A genomic region of Candidatus Cybelea sp. contains the following coding sequences:
- the cysD gene encoding sulfate adenylyltransferase subunit CysD, translating into MPTQTDADLDVLESRTIYILREAFSCVSPIAMLWSIGKDSTALLWMVRKAFLGEIPFPLVLLDTGMEFPEVYAFRDRLVREWQLPIINEVCPPESTVDQTLPPAARHAARKTAGLRGLLAREGYRGIILGIRRDEQAIRAKERIFSPRNADGSWDPRTQPPELWDFFPYEVPDGAHVRIHPLLHWTELDIWRYTRREGIPYVPLYLAKDGMRFRSLGESNITIPIPSTADTLDAVISELEKTREPERAGRTMDSESEDAFERLRTTGYM; encoded by the coding sequence ATGCCGACACAGACCGATGCCGACCTTGATGTCCTCGAGTCGCGAACGATCTACATTTTACGCGAAGCGTTCTCGTGCGTTTCGCCGATTGCCATGCTCTGGTCGATCGGAAAGGACTCGACCGCACTGCTCTGGATGGTGCGCAAAGCCTTCCTTGGCGAGATCCCTTTTCCGCTCGTGCTGCTCGACACCGGGATGGAGTTTCCCGAAGTCTATGCGTTCCGCGATCGACTCGTTCGCGAGTGGCAATTGCCGATCATCAACGAAGTCTGTCCGCCGGAGAGCACGGTCGATCAGACGCTGCCGCCGGCCGCTCGTCATGCGGCGCGCAAAACCGCGGGGCTGCGCGGGCTTCTGGCGCGAGAAGGATACCGGGGAATCATCTTAGGTATCCGCCGCGACGAACAAGCTATACGCGCTAAGGAGCGCATTTTTAGTCCCCGTAACGCGGACGGTTCGTGGGATCCGCGAACGCAGCCGCCGGAACTGTGGGACTTTTTTCCATACGAAGTTCCCGATGGTGCGCACGTTCGGATTCATCCGCTCTTACATTGGACGGAGCTGGATATCTGGCGTTACACGCGACGCGAGGGAATTCCGTACGTGCCGCTTTATTTAGCCAAAGACGGCATGCGTTTCCGCTCTCTGGGTGAGAGCAACATTACGATTCCGATTCCCAGCACGGCGGACACGCTCGATGCGGTCATTTCGGAGTTGGAAAAGACGCGCGAGCCTGAACGCGCCGGCCGCACGATGGATAGCGAAAGCGAAGACGCTTTCGAACGCCTCCGCACAACGGGGTACATGTGA